One Bemisia tabaci chromosome 4, PGI_BMITA_v3 genomic window, tttcaaagaattttgcgCGTAGTTTGatttaaagtgtctgaaaatgttaacggaaaatattcataacattcttcaaaaataagttttttctgagagtacatttggcaacattcggatgtcATAAGACGTTtccccttagcatggcagtataagCGCTATTACCAATACATCACGACggatcgacggcgtaagtctgcaatcacatatctcgtttgcggtgtctgaaaatcctcgcctctatgttattttcttaaaggagaacaaattgacatcattccttgaagtttatgcagtggttatgcagaattttcttcgcacagagaagaaaaatcatgacagttttaaataattgccgttgagtggttttccgtttaaaaaaccaagcaggacaggaagtctgcgacgtcgcaaaccgagttttgTGATTGCTGACTGACACCGTCAAGATATGGAATATTCGAAAGGTATCGATATATCCTCGTTGAAAACCTGCATAGAGTTAACGTGTTTGTTTGAATCCGATTCGACTATCGACCGTATTGAATTTTTATTATCCAAACATATCCACCATATATGCGTCACATACGCATTATTTCATACACTATATTTTCGATCATTTTTTAGCGATTTTTCAAGTGACAGATTCTGCCTTCCTACTCAAATGACATTTAATGATGTCAGCGaggttttattttattgcaaaggcAAATAAAGATATTTCAAAAATGCCTGCAACATTAGCATGgtcagaatatttttcgaggggggggggggtcctgaCGTCACCCACCGGAAATGCATGGGTACCCCTCGTTGTCTATGCCCCCCAAGGCTACCCTCACACAAATTGTCCATGAATTTGCAtcggggaaggggaggggtaaGATTTTTCCGCCTCTTTTTTCTCACAGTCAAAGTTCTGTGGGGGCAACATGATACTCGTACTTCTTCAAACTCTCCCCCTTTACTCTTTACTAGCAACATTCTTGGGTTGTATGCTTCAGTCTTGTTAGATTTTGCTACCTTAATTCCAAAGTTGAGACTAAGTTTTCAACAGTAGTTAACATTCATGCAAGAATGCAACTTTATGACGTTTGAATACCCCCGTCGTATTTCTGTTTGTTCATTGAAAACTAGTGTTTTTCCGCATCAATAACTAACGGAGTTTACCTTTATATACCATTTCTGGAGTGCATTTTCTCGAAATCGAGAAAAAGTCTTTCGTTTGGTTCCCCTAAAATATGTAAATCAGCGAGGCGATCTTGAAAAAATCAGATCTGGGTCCTCGTTTTATCTTTTCATCTTCATTGTAGAAATTAATGTTACATCAATggttaaaattttctgttttttatattttaagttttgaattttgcagACTTAGATCACAATGTTGATAGGAGTCGCGGTGTGCCACCAAATGTTTCTGAGATTCAATATGCGTACTGGGTGTTAGGAAATATACCAGGTGCATCACTAGAGAAAGGTCTTGAGATTGTGCCGTACGAGGCTCCGAGAATAACCGACGCTGGGCATGGAGGTACATATTTTCGttatgaaatggaaaaaaaaaaaaaaaaaaaaaatgtgtgattGCCGAAAACTTCTTGTACATATTCTGAGTTTAGTTCAAATTCATCTTATAAATTGAActtgaaaattcatgaaattattTCCTGAGTTTTAAGACTGTAATTATTGTCCGCATAATCTAATTTAATTATGTTTCGTTGTCGTGCAGTTATATCCAATGCATCTACCTGAGCTAAACACTCTACCTCCTCATCTTGCACTGGATATTCGTAAAaggtcaaattttttactctaaagaaaatttttaaaacttttgagcCATTATTTCCTTGCAGAATAGTGTATGGATCCAGCACTATTCCATCATCCTGATGATTTGATAAGTTTAACGTAATATTAACAGAAAAAGTTTAATTTGCTTCTCAGGAAACGAACACAAAATATCACTGCATGAGTAATAAATATAAGGCGCTTAGATTTAATGGGTATAATCTTAATTACCTAAATAAAATCGGTTTGTTTACGTCTGTTTTTTAGAGATGCACAGGATTTGTTTTTTGGTTTACTATCAATTACACGGCACCAGGGAATTCTACAAGCCTGACACAGTTGATAAGTAAGAATGTTTTCCTATTTTGATTGTGCCGTCCTTGAGGGGTTTGGTTCTCTTCTGAAGTGGAAAAGTAAATGTTTGAACTCGGACATTGAGGGATCTAACAagctggcaacattgttttctctccatttgcaccgatggaattaaaatcGACTCTTGGAAGGACCAGTTGCTTCAACAGGAATCGATTGTTCAAAACAGgttgaaatggaggaaaactAGTGTTGCCATCCCCCTAGATCCGCCATTGACTCTGAaactatgctgccatgctaaggaaaaacgccgtatgagccttcaggcgtcgccaactTTCCCCTGACAAATTactattttcaggaaaattttttaacgtatgtctaccaatttctcagataattttgtttgtaatttgatctaaaacgtctgaaaagttcaaggaaaaatattcataattttcctcaaaaataaacatttcatcgaatgaaatttggcaactctcgaatgctcatacggcgttcttcctcagcacggtagtatgcACAATCGGTTTgaaagttgcagacttcccatGATATACTCCGCTTTTTTCTTAAAAGGCTGATTAGCGCACTTTTCTGGAAATATGCGATTTTTGTATAAGAATAACCTCGagaaaattcaagaagaaatttttcatttttccttattAGAAAGTTGAATACTAAGTACGATTTTGGAGTACCTCAATCGTGGCTCCCACTTTTCAACTTTATCGGTGTCTCAGGTTAAAGTTTCCGTTTGAGTAACTATTAAAACTGCTCAAATTTTGTTATCCTTTGTTGATTTTGGATGGTGGACTATGCAGGTTTCGGATTTTGACGAAGAATATTTCTACGGAACATGATTTATTTCTGTAGAGTCTTGATACGTAACATGAAACCATAtgtgatgaaatatttttattggaATTAGAGTCAATCTTATGCTAAATTTTACGTCGAAGGACAGTTACATATCGATAcagccgaagtgcgaaaccaagtATCCCCATTtagattattcaaaatttccgctcctacttCATTCTTGctaagagaaacaagccatttTTGTAAGCTTGAATCTGCacacagtgaagaaaaatcacggctcttttcaaggaaatacgttgaatagttttccaaacaaataaatgaagcatgataggaagtctgcaacgttggaaatgaagatacgtggtttcacactttgaccatcgatatgatgatttgggtggggggggggggggcttcacgCGCTGCTTACGGTTCAAAGTAAGTGACCAAGAAAAAACTTATCTAtccacaaacatttttttctaaataaacCGCAATAATTAAAGATTGGCTGAATTCTGAGCCAAAAGACTGTCTTTCATTATAGGTACTCAGTTTCATTTGCATACTTTGACTTATAAATACACTCTATAGCGGATACAATTTCTATGATTTTCTCGATTGCCACATGGGAGTCCCAGTTCCTATTAAATAGACCGATGAATTAGTGTCACAAGAACTTAAGCTTCAATATTGATCAACATAAAGCAGCTTCTTTGACTTTTaccataaaataaataataataataaaaaaaagaactggTTCAGAGTTTGATTTCTTAACTAGAACAAAGATCAATCCTATAGATGCAATAATGTTGAAGTAATTTGTAtgttttatttcagaatttggAACTATCGAATGTGGTTTAACCACAACGCATTGTCAGAGAAGTACTTGCTAACAGGCCCGCTAGCCTTGAATTTTGTCCTGGCTCccatgaaaaatatcgaaatcaCTACTAGAAGCTACTAGAGACCGAGATTCCATCCATTTGCTGgaagtttgtcaaacttttttgtCACTTCAAATTCAGAGATAAATATATAATTTTGGTTTTCAGTTACTGtgaaacaattttctttttttaaaggagggggagggggagaaaaaaactaTAATAATCATATCTTCCGCGATAATAGGAATGTCTCTGAGTCGGTTTTGTTTACTTTGTGCCCCATGAGCCTCATGGAAAGCCTGGCCAACTAATAATCAGACAGCCGTACCGTGCAAACATGACGATACTCTCCAAAATAGGTACTCTTGCAGACGTAAGCGATTatttaataaaacaaataatcgataatcgaaTTGTTACTTCCCGAATTGATTTACATCGATTTAATCAGCAGGAACAATCGATTAAATCGATTtataatggaaaatttcattttaaactgGCAACATACCAATACTGACAAACGAAGGTTCAAAACatgttaatttttcaggaggacAAGGAAAATTCCATTCAAAAGAGCTTTCGTTTTATTTCCCGGTGAGTAGTCGATTCAtcaaataaatcgattttttcaataatcgaaaaaaatcgacacCGGAATGGTtcgattaattattatttttttacttttcgctTAAATTGTGCACGTCTATACTCTGGGGGAATCCCCACGGTGACGTCACGACTTAGCGGCTCTACGGCAAGCGCATGTAACCATGGCAACCGCTGTAAACACAACAATTCCCCTGTGCACAGCTCGACATCTTATTCTCATCATCGTAATAATAATTCAGCACCCtgctttatttttcttatgtgATATCAACTCAATCGAAATAATTCAACGATCTCGGTAACTGTTCACGTGAAGTAGATAATCatacttaaaataaaatgttaaagcACCAGTGGTAAATTGTTAATTCCCCACACTAACTTGTTTGTTCATAAACTAACATCAGCCGACTTGTTTTGAATGGATCATGCGTATTAATATCAAGAGCAAGCATGGGTAAATCTCGTGTCTATACTAACATAAAAATACGCGTGAATGAAAGGTAGTTTTAAGGAACAAGGGCTCATGTGTTTCCAGCATTTTTCCATATTCCCATTCGTAAACACTCGCGAGTGCTGTTGAAGTGATACTTTGCAATGTACGATGAGAGCATAGAGGTGACAAATGCAGAGGAGGTGCGCAGTCCCTCACCTCAGAGCAACGATAGTATGAAAGAGAAATCTGGACCACAAGATGAGCGGAAGAAAAACCCGCCATCAAGAAGTACATCtcttcaaaaacaaaacagCAAATCAGAGGTAAGTCAACTGTCAATTTGTGGAATTGTTGCACCGTGCCCGTACgattggaccactagacaggatACAAGATTAAGTAATCTGGTATAAGTTTCTcctattcaaaatttcacgaagaactaTATTTATGGAATGAAAACTGGCATTGCCATCCAACTAAGATAATAGCTTTATTATGTTTCCATAAGTGAAGAGCATCCAGAGACGGTATACCGTCGGcagaaaccaagggtatcatggggaccgtggtggatgacatcatgaaccaaatttttcaaagcgcgatatggCGGTTAATGTTAAACGTAGAGAGTTCCTGTTAGggcagattttattattttcaactgatctacaagaatcgagcatcaaaacacgattctgagaccagcgcaactcaTTAAATTGTCTAGATTCTTGGTTTAGGGTCTTtgaaatatcgtcaccttccggccaaagtatcgcaagctccatgcgacgtttgaaaattgtatattttttaccgagaaattgctcaacgaagctgtccgaaaattacactgaATCTTCTTcgtgctgctgataaaattcagtgaaattttctaacagattcaaccaacaattctctgcaaaaaataaaatggcggcggaaatttttcaactcgcatggcgcttgtgatactttggccggaaggtgacgatatgttcTTATGACGGGCTTTCATTTCTGCGCCCTCTGAATTTTAGAAATTAAATGAATTCCCATTcaatttcgctcaaattcacttaaattcattcccattcattttcaattaaattttcattcagaaTACCTTCTCAACGGAAACGAGAAAGGATCTGGGACGGGGCTCCCTTGAGATGGGCAAAAGAGGATCCGCCTCTTTGCTCAAGGACAGCCAGCTCCTCTCGTTTCACGGACGCGACGATGACGAGGAcgacgatgatgatgacgatgatgacgAGGATGATGATGACGACGTCGAGGCCCCAAAAATTGAGGGGTGAGAAAATTTATTAGTATTTTATCTTTTGTCGGCAAAAATATCTCTAAAATCTTCGCAATGTTCCCGAATGAACTACCCTTATGACGAAAAAGATCCCtctatttttggttttttgactCTGTTGTGAaggcaaattggacgtatttatgctaaaaggaactatgtgcatagggattgcgtgtaacatagttccttttggcataaatacgtccaattagttgtcagcacactggaaaaaagtcgcttggatccagagtccagactctttaaaacattgtcaagaaaaaatactcttgcgattaaatccgatttttccttgaatcgaagagccgagcctcttgattttgaaggattttcttttgattaaagaaaaaagtccgattgaatcaagagtagtttttcttgtcaatactTTTAAGAGtttgtactctagatccaagcgagtttttttccagtgccacTTATGGCATTTCAATTTAGCTGAAATTGATGAGACATCTACTGCACTCTACTGCGCATCATAGTTGAGAGCCAAATAAAAAGCATCATCTACGTAcatatttttgcattattttttcatgtgttttgatcgccattgtttttttaatctctgaaataattatttttttgcataGTGAGAGCAAAATAATCGTAAAATAACAAATATAATACAACTATTtggagaaacatttttttaggttatcacattgaaaaaaaggCAGTTAATTCCTCTTTAAACATATGTTGGCCTCTTCTGATTAATGTCTAATTACAATAATCTTTTTCAGAATGTACGATCCTAGGGAGTATGAAAATTTACCAGTGCCTCAGGAACTGAAGGAAATTTTCTCCTACATTACAAAGTAagtgaataaaatttgaaagtaaatggagataaaaaaaatagtaaaactCGTTCATTTCATAGAATAATTAAGATTACAACTaggctaaattttgcaattcggaactacaatttccagctCATCAGTAAAAGtacttatgtgtatagggaaatTACTGGTACATACTTTGTCTCTAaacgtaacaaggtggagaaaggTGGGGTttttccccctcatttttctcctttgtctCTAAACTGAGACataaatagtagttcctaaaattgcaaaaaatagtCTAATTATTGGTGATccacaaattatttttaaggggtaagaaattttgaggaatataAATAGACGAACATATCACTTCATTTTTCATGGATGCTCTGAAACTCCGACTCAATATAAGTGCACCTCAACCGGAAAAGACGCCTTCATTTCTCAGGAATACCACACCACGGTTTCCTAACCGGAATACATTTCTCTTGGTCGTTCAAACTTTTACATGAAGCATTTTGTGAAGGAAATTAAGGTATCAAACGCATAAAAGATAGATTTACTCATAAAAATGAACTAAGATTCCGTGTGCGGTTCTATTCAGTGTATTTTATTGTCCCACACCATTACATTTAGGTCTTTTTTCAGACGCAGATATGACTGATCTGCATAAGATGATCCAATTATGTAAAATATGACCGATTTGACACCTTGTTTAGATATACTCCCCAAACGATCTCGCTGGACTACAAACTGGAGCCATTCATACCTGACTACATACCCGCAGTTGGGGACATCGACGCCTTTTTGAAAGTTCCCAGGCCCGACGGTAAGGAAGACCAACTCGGTTTGATCGTGTTGGACGAACCATGCGCGAACCAAAGTGAACCGGCC contains:
- the LOC109035609 gene encoding 26 kDa secreted antigen isoform X1, whose product is MLYLFFTFMSANAREIETPFIPDFLTDNLKKLERYKIMPELMSWPPHLHAQITFHDGSLADYGNVVTQQQMLKAPNISWAAEMETEHTVVIMDLDHNVDRSRGVPPNVSEIQYAYWVLGNIPGASLEKGLEIVPYEAPRITDAGHGEMHRICFLVYYQLHGTREFYKPDTVDKIWNYRMWFNHNALSEKYLLTGPLALNFVLAPMKNIEITTRSY
- the LOC109029537 gene encoding intraflagellar transport protein 46 homolog isoform X1; amino-acid sequence: MYDESIEVTNAEEVRSPSPQSNDSMKEKSGPQDERKKNPPSRSTSLQKQNSKSENTFSTETRKDLGRGSLEMGKRGSASLLKDSQLLSFHGRDDDEDDDDDDDDDEDDDDDVEAPKIEGMYDPREYENLPVPQELKEIFSYITKYTPQTISLDYKLEPFIPDYIPAVGDIDAFLKVPRPDGKEDQLGLIVLDEPCANQSEPAVLQLQLQTMLKQPTVLPTVVKKIDDPAKNAKVIDRWIKDIGDLHKTRPPPTVHYTRPMPDIDSLMQEWPPELEQKLNQVGLPLDELDCDLPTLIDVICGLFDIPQYGSRIESLHVLFTLYSAIKNSQFSQPNNLS
- the LOC109029537 gene encoding intraflagellar transport protein 46 homolog isoform X2, encoding MYDESIEVTNAEEVRSPSPQSNDSMKEKSGPQDERKKNPPSRSTSLQKQNSKSENTFSTETRKDLGRGSLEMGKRGSASLLKDSQLLSFHGRDDDEDDDDDDDDDEDDDDDVEAPKIEGMYDPREYENLPVPQELKEIFSYITKYTPQTISLDYKLEPFIPDYIPAVGDIDAFLKVPRPDGKEDQLGLIVLDEPCANQSEPAVLQLQLQTMLKQPTVLPTVVKKIDDPAKNAKVIDRWIKDIGDLHKTRPPPTVHYTRPMPDIDSLMQEWPPELEQKLNQVGLPLDELDCDLPTLIDVICVRIPH